A genome region from Musa acuminata AAA Group cultivar baxijiao chromosome BXJ3-5, Cavendish_Baxijiao_AAA, whole genome shotgun sequence includes the following:
- the LOC103986029 gene encoding transcription factor TCP20-like translates to MDRRDSSKQPQEAPRFHQALGLRQAEKGEATTASAAAESRDLLPSTVSVKERWSQVVAAEEDEQRRQLAPKRSSNKDRHTKVEGRGRRIRMPALCAARIFQLTRELGHKSDGETIQWLLQQAESSIIAATGTGTVPSSALASAAVAGSTSRPGASIPAGLHRRLDELGQARPNWPMLAAANFGPPLPGLLLPPGVLDSGFMASSSSFGTGNGPMSSFLQRVGMHGMDLPGADVGAMSFVSMLAPHGQQSPGLELGLSQDGHGGEFHPQATYQLFPQIGRARGRAGSSEGGQLRHHQQQQQQQAFPTQDDSQE, encoded by the coding sequence ATGGATCGCAGAGACTCATCCAAGCAGCCACAAGAGGCCCCCAGGTTCCACCAGGCCCTGGGCCTCCGACAGGCAGAGAAAGGAGAAGCCACCACGGCCTCTGCAGCAGCAGAAAGCAGAGATCTTTTGCCTTCCACGGTCTCGGTGAAGGAGAGGTGGTCGCAGGTGGTGGCAGCAGAGGAGGATGAGCAAAGGAGGCAGCTTGCGCCGAAGAGGAGTTCCAACAAGGACAGGCACACGAAGGTGGAGGGCAGGGGGAGAAGGATCAGGATGCCTGCCCTCTGCGCCGCCAGGATCTTTCAGCTCACCAGGGAATTAGGCCACAAGTCCGACGGGGAGACCATCCAGTGGCTCCTCCAGCAGGCAGAGTCGTCCATCATCGCCGCCACAGGCACGGGCACCGTCCCGTCCTCGGCCCTCGCCTCCGCCGCCGTGGCTGGTTCCACGTCCCGCCCGGGCGCCTCCATCCCCGCCGGCCTCCACCGCAGGCTTGATGAGCTGGGACAGGCCCGGCCTAATTGGCCCATGCTGGCGGCCGCTAACTTCGGCCCGCCCCTCCCGGGCTTGTTGCTGCCGCCTGGTGTGCTCGATTCCGGATTCATGGCTTCCAGTTCGAGCTTCGGCACTGGCAATGGACCGATGAGCAGCTTCCTGCAGAGAGTTGGCATGCACGGGATGGACTTGCCTGGTGCCGACGTCGGTGCGATGAGCTTCGTGTCGATGCTGGCGCCGCACGGGCAGCAGTCGCCGGGACTGGAGCTGGGGCTCTCGCAGGATGGCCACGGTGGGGAGTTCCATCCGCAGGCCACGTACCAGTTGTTTCCGCAGATTGGGCGTGCAAGGGGCAGAGCAGGTTCCAGTGAAGGTGGGCAATTGCGGCACcatcagcagcagcaacagcagcaagcTTTTCCAACACAGGATGATTCACAAGAGTGA
- the LOC103986050 gene encoding noroxomaritidine synthase 2-like: MAYPEILISVAFLLSFFFFFSSYRLRRHKLPLNLPVVGMVPDLFSHISRVHDYAAEFLAAANWTFVFKGPWLSGMDMTITCDPDNVNYVFVTRSSNYPKGEEFAEIFDIFGDSLLNSDGEAWRSQRKMIHSLMSNRRFRSYELKASRDKVEKRLIPLLQGVAEQNKVVDLQDVFLRLTFDTACSLILGVDPGCLADDFPDVPFAKALGDAEEVIFLRHIVPKFWWKALRWLGVGEEKKLAMAHRVMDDFATSTITRRKESISKEIRSHEDGVDDEEAAADLLTVYMHQPTVREKNALEFDKFIKNNALNLLLAGRDTTAATLTWFFWLLSMHPHAEHEILEELKQHWPAAPDETPNPNTPFDRDGLGKLVYLHAALCECLRLYPPIHAQSREVAKPDVLPSGEKVRPGTLLVFHAYSMGRMEGLWGKDCMEFKPERWITESGDLRHEPAHKFFAFSCGSRICQGKDMAFIHMKTVAAAMLRNFRFEVVEGHVVEPKLSIILHMKNGLMVKVCKRERSAVTV; the protein is encoded by the coding sequence ATGGCTTACCCTGAAATCCTCATCTCCGTGGCtttcttactttccttcttcttcttcttctcctcctaccGCTTGCGGAGGCATAAGCTTCCGTTGAATTTGCCTGTTGTCGGCATGGTTCCAGATTTATTCTCTCATATCAGCCGGGTCCATGATTATGCGGCCGAGTTCCTGGCCGCGGCCAACTGGACCTTCGTGTTCAAAGGTCCGTGGTTGTCGGGCATGGACATGACGATCACATGCGACCCGGATAACGTGAACTATGTCTTCGTTACGAGGTCGTCCAACTATCCCAAGGGCGAGGAGTTCGCCGAGATCTTCGACATCTTCGGCGACAGCTTGCTCAACAGCGATGGCGAGGCATGGAGGAGCCAGAGGAAGATGATTCACAGCTTGATGAGCAACAGGAGGTTCCGCTCTTACGAGCTCAAGGCTAGCCGTGACAAGGTGGAGAAGCGGCTCATTCCTCTTCTGCAGGGCGTGGCGGAGCAGAACAAGGTGGTGGACTTGCAGGACGTGTTCTTGCGGCTGACCTTCGATACTGCTTGCTCCTTGATCCTCGGCGTGGATCCCGGATGCCTCGCCGACGACTTCCCGGATGTGCCATTCGCCAAGGCCTTGGGAGACGCCGAGGAGGTGATCTTTCTGCGGCACATCGTTCCCAAGTTCTGGTGGAAGGCGCTGCGGTGGCTAGGAGTCGGTGAAGAGAAGAAGCTGGCGATGGCGCACAGGGTGATGGACGATTTCGCGACAAGCACGATCACGAGGAGGAAAGAGAGCATCAGCAAAGAGATCAGGTCCCACGAAGACGGCGTAGACGATGAGGAAGCAGCAGCCGACCTGTTAACTGTTTACATGCATCAGCCGACCGTGCGAGAGAAGAACGCACTCGAGTTCGACAAGTTCATCAAGAACAATGCACTGAACCTACTGCTTGCGGGGAGAGACACCACCGCGGCCACGCTCACGTGGTTCTTTTGGCTGCTCTCCATGCACCCACACGCGGAGCACGAGATCCTCGAGGAGCTGAAACAACACTGGCCCGCGGCACCGGACGAAACCCCGAACCCTAACACGCCGTTCGACAGGGACGGGCTTGGGAAGCTCGTGTACTTGCACGCGGCCCTGTGCGAGTGTTTGAGGCTCTACCCACCCATCCACGCTCAAAGCAGGGAAGTGGCGAAGCCGGACGTGCTCCCCAGCGGCGAGAAGGTGCGTCCCGGAACGCTGCTCGTCTTCCATGCGTACTCCATGGGAAGAATGGAGGGACTATGGGGGAAGGACTGCATGGAGTTCAAGCCCGAGCGATGGATCACGGAGAGCGGAGACCTGAGGCACGAACCTGCCCACAAGTTCTTCGCCTTCAGCTGTGGCTCCAGGATCTGTCAGGGCAAGGATATGGCTTTCATTCATATGAAGACTGTGGCGGCCGCCATGCTCCGTAACTTTCGCTTTGAGGTGGTGGAAGGACATGTGGTGGAACCGAAGCTTTCCATCATACTCCACATGAAGAATGGTCTGATGGTGAAGGTGTGTAAGAGGGAAAGGAGCGCTGTTACTGTATGA
- the LOC135585295 gene encoding squamosa promoter-binding-like protein 16 isoform X2, whose protein sequence is MDWDSKIPLWDLADLGRDADPSVGIGCGLGRRPSEVDCSVDLKLGGSGDFVPSHGWKDQPKVPTMAASSGASKRLPRNPGNGSQKAACSVDGCKADLSGCREYHRRHKVCEAHSKTPVVMVGGREQRFCQQCSRFHLLVEFDEVKRSCRRRLEGHNRRRRKPQPDSINSGSLFANHQGATFSSYPPIFPTATPEPNWPGAVKTEDTALYAHCLPSHGTNRNHNVLSTHSWSQEGRQFPFLQENKTTFSKITLGIPVGQPHLRTFMPSGNSCSGGKIFSDGSSEPIDSDCALSLLSAPTPSINTGLGQMVQIPAGMEDDHAGIFLVSDANESEIHFPNVLHVGGEGSSVGTSQSLPFYWQC, encoded by the exons ATGGACTGGGACTCCAAGATCCCTCTATGGGATTTAGCAGACCTCGGCCGAGATGCCGATCCAAGCGTTGGCATCGGCTGCGGCCTGGGACGCCGGCCGAGCGAGGTGGACTGCTCGGTCGATCTGAAGCTTGGGGGATCTGGAGATTTTGTGCCGTCACATGGCTGGAAAGACCAACCTAAGGTGCCGACGATGGCGGCCTCGTCTGGTGCGTCGAAGAGGCTTCCCCGAAACCCTGGAAATGGCAGCCAGAAAGCGGCATGCTCGGTCGACGGGTGCAAGGCGGATTTGAGTGGTTGCAGGGAGTATCACAGGCGCCACAAGGTCTGCGAAGCCCATTCCAAGACGCCGGTGGTGATGGTCGGTGGGCGAGAGCAGCGTTTCTGCCAGCAGTGCAGCAG ATTCCATTTACTGGTGGAATTTGATGAAGTAAAACGAAGCTGTAGAAGACGTCTTGAAGGTCATAATAGACGTCGAAGGAAACCGCAGCCAGATTCCATAAACTCAGGGAGCTTGTTTGCAAATCATCAAG GGGCCACATTTTCTTCATATCCTCCAATATTTCCAACAGCTACACCAGAACCCAATTGGCCTGGAGCTGTCAAGACCGAAGACACTGCTCTCTATGCACATTGCCTGCCTTCTCATGGCACAAACAGAAACCATAATGTTCTCAGTACCCACAGCTGGAGCCAAGAAGGAAGGCAGTTTCCTTTCTTGCAGGAGAACAAGACCACCTTCAGCAAAATAACACTAGGAATCCCAGTAGGCCAGCCACATCTCAGGACATTCATGCCGTCCGGTAACAGCTGCAGCGGCGGCAAGATATTCTCTGATGGATCATCTGAACCTATCGACTCCGAttgtgctctctctcttctgtcagcACCAACTCCGAGCATCAACACAGGCTTAGGCCAAATGGTTCAGATTCCTGCAG GGATGGAAGACGATCATGCGGGCATTTTTCTGGTCTCTGATGCTAATGAATCTGAGATACATTTCCCAAATGTACTTCATGTTGGGGGTGAAGGTTCATCGGTGGGGACATCTCAAAGCCTTCCATTTTATTGGCAGTGTTAG
- the LOC103986032 gene encoding uncharacterized protein LOC103986032, translating to MSTDWGPVIVAVILFILLSPGLLFQLPARSRVVEFGNMSTSGISILVHSILFFCLLTILVIAIGIHIHAA from the coding sequence ATGTCCACCGACTGGGGGCCGGTGATTGTCGCAGTGATCCTCTTCATCCTGCTGTCTCCGGGCCTCCTGTTCCAGCTGCCCGCAAGGTCTCGAGTGGTGGAGTTTGGGAACATGAGTACCAGCGGCATCTCGATTCTTGTTCACAGCATCCTCTTCTTTTGCTTGCTAACCATCTTGGTCATTGCCATCGGCATACACATCCACGCAGCTTGA
- the LOC103986030 gene encoding peroxidase 51 — translation MELWKLLLAWMGLALMLRTGEAQLNPNFYQVSCPNVESIVRRAVLKKLNQTIVTVPATLRLFFHDCFVEGCDASVIIASPRGDAEKDAPDNLSLAGDGFDTVIKAKQAVEAQCPGVVSCADILAIAARDVVVLSGGPTFAVELGRRDGVTSRADRVTGNLPGPEFSVDLLSSMFRKNNLTTRDMIALSGAHTVGFSHCNRFADRLYSFNSTSAVDPSLNPAYANALMRACPRNVDPTIAVNMDLNTPVTFDNVYYKNLLNGEGLFTSDQVLFTDQRSRPVVKKFAADQNSFFKAFARSMIRLGRLGVKTGSQGEIRRDCTAFN, via the exons ATGGAGCTGTGGAAGCTATTGCTTGCTTGGATGGGATTAGCGTTGATGCTGAGGACTGGAGAAGCTCAACTGAATCCCAACTTCTATCAGGTTTCATGCCCCAATGTGGAGTCGATTGTTAGGCGGGCTGTTCTGAAGAAGCTGAATCAGACAATCGTCACGGTGCCGGCGACCCTCCGTCTCTTCTTCCATGATTGTTTCGTTGAG GGTTGCGACGCGTCGGTCATTATAGCCTCACCCAGAGGCGACGCCGAGAAGGACGCGCCCGACAACCTCTCGCTCGCCGGCGACGGGTTCGACACCGTCATCAAGGCCAAGCAGGCGGTGGAAGCGCAATGCCCGGGTGTTGTATCCTGTGCTGATATCCTCGCCATTGCCGCCAGAGACGTCGTCGTCCTC TCCGGCGGTCCGACCTTCGCCGTGGAGCTGGGTAGGCGCGACGGGGTCACGTCGCGAGCTGATCGAGTAACCGGCAACCTCCCTGGCCCCGAATTCAGCGTCGACCTCCTCTCCTCCATGTTCCGCAAGAACAACCTCACCACGAGAGACATGATCGCCCTCTCCGGTGCTCACACCGTCGGCTTCTCCCACTGCAACCGCTTCGCGGACCGCCTCTACTCCTTCAACTCCACATCAGCCGTCGACCCGTCGCTGAACCCAGCGTACGCCAACGCGCTGATGCGGGCCTGCCCGCGCAACGTCGACCCGACCATAGCCGTCAACATGGACCTCAATACTCCCGTCACCTTCGACAACGTGTACTACAAGAACTTACTGAACGGGGAAGGCCTCTTCACCTCCGACCAGGTGCTGTTCACCGACCAGCGATCGAGGCCAGTCGTGAAGAAGTTTGCGGCGGACCAGAACAGCTTCTTCAAGGCCTTCGCCAGGTCGATGATCAGGCTGGGGAGGCTCGGGGTGAAGACGGGATCGCAAGGAGAGATCAGGAGGGACTGCACGGCCTTCAACTGA
- the LOC135585295 gene encoding squamosa promoter-binding-like protein 16 isoform X1, with the protein MDWDSKIPLWDLADLGRDADPSVGIGCGLGRRPSEVDCSVDLKLGGSGDFVPSHGWKDQPKVPTMAASSGASKRLPRNPGNGSQKAACSVDGCKADLSGCREYHRRHKVCEAHSKTPVVMVGGREQRFCQQCSRFHLLVEFDEVKRSCRRRLEGHNRRRRKPQPDSINSGSLFANHQGATFSSYPPIFPTATPEPNWPGAVKTEDTALYAHCLPSHGTNRNHNVLSTHSWSQEGRQFPFLQENKTTFSKITLGIPVGQPHLRTFMPSGNSCSGGKIFSDGSSEPIDSDCALSLLSAPTPSINTGLGQMVQIPAGQPHASSLHHCGLPHYLQASDDTAPSVFSCSGMEDDHAGIFLVSDANESEIHFPNVLHVGGEGSSVGTSQSLPFYWQC; encoded by the exons ATGGACTGGGACTCCAAGATCCCTCTATGGGATTTAGCAGACCTCGGCCGAGATGCCGATCCAAGCGTTGGCATCGGCTGCGGCCTGGGACGCCGGCCGAGCGAGGTGGACTGCTCGGTCGATCTGAAGCTTGGGGGATCTGGAGATTTTGTGCCGTCACATGGCTGGAAAGACCAACCTAAGGTGCCGACGATGGCGGCCTCGTCTGGTGCGTCGAAGAGGCTTCCCCGAAACCCTGGAAATGGCAGCCAGAAAGCGGCATGCTCGGTCGACGGGTGCAAGGCGGATTTGAGTGGTTGCAGGGAGTATCACAGGCGCCACAAGGTCTGCGAAGCCCATTCCAAGACGCCGGTGGTGATGGTCGGTGGGCGAGAGCAGCGTTTCTGCCAGCAGTGCAGCAG ATTCCATTTACTGGTGGAATTTGATGAAGTAAAACGAAGCTGTAGAAGACGTCTTGAAGGTCATAATAGACGTCGAAGGAAACCGCAGCCAGATTCCATAAACTCAGGGAGCTTGTTTGCAAATCATCAAG GGGCCACATTTTCTTCATATCCTCCAATATTTCCAACAGCTACACCAGAACCCAATTGGCCTGGAGCTGTCAAGACCGAAGACACTGCTCTCTATGCACATTGCCTGCCTTCTCATGGCACAAACAGAAACCATAATGTTCTCAGTACCCACAGCTGGAGCCAAGAAGGAAGGCAGTTTCCTTTCTTGCAGGAGAACAAGACCACCTTCAGCAAAATAACACTAGGAATCCCAGTAGGCCAGCCACATCTCAGGACATTCATGCCGTCCGGTAACAGCTGCAGCGGCGGCAAGATATTCTCTGATGGATCATCTGAACCTATCGACTCCGAttgtgctctctctcttctgtcagcACCAACTCCGAGCATCAACACAGGCTTAGGCCAAATGGTTCAGATTCCTGCAGGTCAGCCTCATGCTTCAAGTTTGCACCATTGTGGTCTACCACATTACTTGCAGGCTTCCGACGACACAGCACCATCTGTGTTTTCATGTTCAGGGATGGAAGACGATCATGCGGGCATTTTTCTGGTCTCTGATGCTAATGAATCTGAGATACATTTCCCAAATGTACTTCATGTTGGGGGTGAAGGTTCATCGGTGGGGACATCTCAAAGCCTTCCATTTTATTGGCAGTGTTAG